TGGATGTAACATCTGGACAATGGAGAGTAGATGAGGAGACTGGGAGGAGGAATGAAGGtgttcaggaaagtataaggagaaaaAGAGGTTGGCATTGAGATAATTGGAGAGGAGAAGAAAGTTGACAGGAGGAGGTGGTGTAAagtgaaaagagaaaaactaaagAAAGGACACTGAATTGTGGATGAAGAAAGAGAAAAGAACTtgttctgattggacacagaactGGAAAGGATGTACAGTAGGTAAGTAATAAAGTTTGTAGATGTTAAAGTGCTGACCAGTGAGGAGagggtgttgagaaggtggagggagtgaTCTGAGGAAGAAAATGAGCCACAGAGAAGACTCAGGACAGGTCTACAGACACTACCTTGTTCAAGGGTAGTGGGAGGAGCCAGAAACTAATGAACATAATTTTAATGTCAGGAATAAACTCacagacacggagagaacatgtaaactccacacagaatggacctGAACTTTAATGGTAATTGAACCTAAGACCTTATTGCTGTGAGCATGTGATACCCGCTGCACCACCCTGACATGTTTCCAACAGAGACTGAAATCCTTTAGTTCAGGTTCAGACGACATATCTGAGTGTTGATGTGAAACTGAATCTGATGAAACAGTTTAGAATTCAGAgaaacattttgaaacatttgaagcagaaactaaatcctgacctgagagtgtccaggtgacagtgtggactctccagtccagcagacagcagcttcactcctgaatcctgcagctggttgttactcaggtccagttctgtcagactggaggactgagagctgagaactgaagacagaacttcacagcttctctctgacagattaCAGTCAGACAACCTGCAGAGACGATTAAAAACAAGAAAGAGTTTCATATTATAAATTAAGTTAGTGTTCAAATATCAAAGTGTCTCTGTCCTTACAAAGCTTTTTTAGATGCTTTGATCACTGGCAGCAGCATCAGAAGAGCCTCATGTGAAGCAGAGTATTTCTTCAGGTCAAACACATCCAGATGTTGATCTGATGACAGTAAGATGAAGATCAGAGCTGATAAATGAGAAGGAGACAGACGTTCTACAGAGAGACGTCCTGAGCTCAGGAACTGTTGGATCTGATCCACTAGAGAACGatccttcagttcattcagacaGTGGATCAGGTTGATGCTTCTCTCTGCAGACAGATTCTCATTGAGCTTCTTCTTGATGTACTCGACTGTTTTCTGATTGGTCTCTgagattctgtctgtctgtgtcatcaGGCCTCGTAGGAGAGTCTGATTGTTCTGCAGGGAAAGACCCAGAAGGAAGCGCAAGAACAAGTCCAGGTGTCCATTTGGACTCTTTAAGGCCTCGTCCACAGCACTCTGATGGAGACGTGTTAGTTCAGATTTAAATATTTTAGTCCACCAGGATATTGTTTGTTCTTTTGACAGCAGATTGACTCCAGACTGGTTGAAGGTCAGATGGACATAAAGAGCAGCCAGAAACTCCTGAACACTCAGATGGATGAAGCAGAAGACCTTGTCCTGGTAGAGTCCTCTCTCCTCTTTAAAGATCTGTGTGAAGACTCCTGAGTACACTGAGGCTGCTCTGATATTGATGCCACACTCTGTCAGGTCCTCTTCATAGAAGATCAGGTTCCCTTTCTGCAGCTGCTCAAAAGCCAGTTTTCCCAGAGACACAATCATTTTCCTGTTCTCTGGATTCCACAGTGGATCTGTCTCAGCTCCTCCATCATACTTGACCTTCTTCACTTTGGACTGAACCACCAGGAAGTAGATGTACATCTCAGTCAGGGTCTCTGGCAGCTCTGGTGTGTCTCTGGAGTCCAATACGTCCTCCAGAACTGTAGCAgtgatccagcagaagactgggatGTGACACATGATGTGGAGGCTTCGTGATGTCTTCATGTGGGAGATGATTCTTCTGGACTGCTCCTCATCTCTGAACCTCTTCCTGAAGTAGTCCTCCTTCTGAGGGTCAGTGAAGCCTCTGACCTCACACTCAGGAGGGatctgattggctgctgcagGTCGTGTGGTGATCCAGAGGCGAGCAGAGGGAAACAGGTTCCTCCTGATGAGGTTTGTCAGCAGAACATCCACTGAACTCGACTCCGTGACATCAGTCAGGATGACATTGCTGTGGAAGTCCAGCGGGAGGCGACACTCATCCAGACCATCCAAGATGATCAAGACCTGGAAGTGTTGGAAGCTGCAGATTCCTGCTTCTTTGATTTCAGGAAAGAAGTGATGAACAAGTTCCACCAAGCTGAACTTCTTCTCTTTCAGCACATTCAGCTCTCTGAAAGTGAATGGAAATTTGAAGTGGATGTCCTGGTTGGTTCGTCCTTCAGCCCAGTCCAGAGTCAACTTCTGTGTTAAGACTGTTTTCCCGAtgccggccacgccctttgtcagCACTGTTCTGATTGGTGGCTGTGTGTCAGCTGAGACTTTAAAGATGTCTTCACATGTGATTGttctttgttgtgtgtctgttttcCTGGATGCTGCTTCAATCTGTCTGACCTCATGTTCCTCGTTGACCTCTGAAGCCCCGCCCTCTGTGATGTAGAGCTCTGTGTAGATCTCCTTCAGAAGAGTCGTCTTTCCTGCTTTAGAGATCCCCTCAAACACACGCTCAAACTTCTGCTTCATCTTAGATTTGAATTTACGAGGACAAACTTCAGCACGAGTTCCTGAAAGAACAAACAGCACAGATCAGTTACTGaatgatgacatcacttcctgttttcCTGATAGAATTCACACATGAATATAtttcaaatggacaaacatcacgtGTTATTTAGTGTCTGTGTTAAATGTGGACAGAAGTCCTCTTACTGCTCAGCAGACAGTCAGCCAGCTCATCATAATTCATTGTCCTCATCAAGGTCACTGTGAGGTTCAAGAAAACCAGTCTGCTGCTCCTCTGCTCCTCATCCTCACTCTGACTCTCCAAGTATTCTGCATCATCTGTCAGGAGAACCTTCTGGATGCTCTTCAGCTCATTTTTAACAAACATCAACATGTTCTCCTCGAAATTCTGCAGCAGAATATAAACATGGACGAAGAAACTCATCACTTTTTTACAAGTGTGGATTTTGTCTCCACATCATACTATGTTTTATTCTGTGAGTTTCTCTCGATTTTGTTCCTATTATCCATTTCAgttaaaaacagactgaaaagTGAAATCCTTTAAATCATTTTTATGAAAGAACAACATCAGAATTTATCAAAATCAAGCACAAATAattcaaatcatcactttcaaCAACAGTAAACCCATGAATGATGTACTCAAGAATATAAATGAGAGAATAAACATCATCAAACTGTTTATTTCTGCAGCATGAAGACATTATGAACAAACTGTCCAATGATAATATCTGATTGAAGTCAACAGACCAGAAACTTGTGGTTCAGGTGTGTTTGATGCTGCTGAGCAGATGGAACCCTGAGAACCTCTGAGCTCTGCTGCTTCACTCTGTGGACCAATCAGAAACAGTTTACTCACATTATGTCTGAACACAAACAGCTTCAAGTTCACATCAACCTGCATCATTATTCAGAACACTCAAAGTGGTTTTTATGGTTGTCTTCTTGGTCCTGCTGATCCCACTGAGAGTCAAACAGGTGCACTGATTGTCCGTCCACACAGGACCAAAACACTGACTTTCTGGATTTATTGTTGGAAAAGATGAATGAATTTTCCAGGCAACAATTCCCTTCCACAGGCTTGGCAGGACGGCCCACCGTGCCAAAAATAGTGAGCGCTCCTCCATCAACATGGCAAAATTAAAAGCTTTTGCTTTGTGCTTTTAGCTTGAAAATACAGATTAATCAACTGTGTTTCTCATGTTTGTACTCAGGATGGTATCATTAAGATTTTCATGAAACTAATACTCATAGCAGTA
The window above is part of the Thalassophryne amazonica chromosome 22, fThaAma1.1, whole genome shotgun sequence genome. Proteins encoded here:
- the LOC117503797 gene encoding NACHT, LRR and PYD domains-containing protein 3-like isoform X1, which translates into the protein MDQCEDTEKGPPKTGLCGDHEIQIKDQRLQEDRAQFDGPEPEPSCVSMKSDRSMICLPYFKGQQPSAGKKPQQDTAPSAGPEPEPEPSLVSLKSDRSMGRLIDFKGQQASAGQKPQQNTAPSAGPESEPSLVSLKSDRSMGCPEDFKGQRASAGQKVKQQSSEVLRVPSAQQHQTHLNHKFLNFEENMLMFVKNELKSIQKVLLTDDAEYLESQSEDEEQRSSRLVFLNLTVTLMRTMNYDELADCLLSRTRAEVCPRKFKSKMKQKFERVFEGISKAGKTTLLKEIYTELYITEGGASEVNEEHEVRQIEAASRKTDTQQRTITCEDIFKVSADTQPPIRTVLTKGVAGIGKTVLTQKLTLDWAEGRTNQDIHFKFPFTFRELNVLKEKKFSLVELVHHFFPEIKEAGICSFQHFQVLIILDGLDECRLPLDFHSNVILTDVTESSSVDVLLTNLIRRNLFPSARLWITTRPAAANQIPPECEVRGFTDPQKEDYFRKRFRDEEQSRRIISHMKTSRSLHIMCHIPVFCWITATVLEDVLDSRDTPELPETLTEMYIYFLVVQSKVKKVKYDGGAETDPLWNPENRKMIVSLGKLAFEQLQKGNLIFYEEDLTECGINIRAASVYSGVFTQIFKEERGLYQDKVFCFIHLSVQEFLAALYVHLTFNQSGVNLLSKEQTISWWTKIFKSELTRLHQSAVDEALKSPNGHLDLFLRFLLGLSLQNNQTLLRGLMTQTDRISETNQKTVEYIKKKLNENLSAERSINLIHCLNELKDRSLVDQIQQFLSSGRLSVERLSPSHLSALIFILLSSDQHLDVFDLKKYSASHEALLMLLPVIKASKKALLSDCNLSERSCEVLSSVLSSQSSSLTELDLSNNQLQDSGVKLLSAGLESPHCHLDTLRLSGCLITHEGCASLASALTSNPSHLRELDLSYKHPGDSVKLLSAGLEDPRWTLDSLRVDPGGVRWLRPGLRKYFCELSLDPNSANRKLKLSNNNTKVEHVDEDQSYPDHPDRFDLCPQVLSTTGLTGRCYWEVEWRRDVYISVTYRRIRRKRDSLDFWFGRNDQSWSLICSDGFCYSVRHNKRHTFLLLSPSSSHRVSVFVDCPAGTLSFYDVSSDSLIHIHTFCCTFTEPLCAGFRFRFWPDSGSSVSLCGL
- the LOC117503797 gene encoding NACHT, LRR and PYD domains-containing protein 3-like isoform X4, which produces MLMFVKNELKSIQKVLLTDDAEYLESQSEDEEQRSSRLVFLNLTVTLMRTMNYDELADCLLSRTRAEVCPRKFKSKMKQKFERVFEGISKAGKTTLLKEIYTELYITEGGASEVNEEHEVRQIEAASRKTDTQQRTITCEDIFKVSADTQPPIRTVLTKGVAGIGKTVLTQKLTLDWAEGRTNQDIHFKFPFTFRELNVLKEKKFSLVELVHHFFPEIKEAGICSFQHFQVLIILDGLDECRLPLDFHSNVILTDVTESSSVDVLLTNLIRRNLFPSARLWITTRPAAANQIPPECEVRGFTDPQKEDYFRKRFRDEEQSRRIISHMKTSRSLHIMCHIPVFCWITATVLEDVLDSRDTPELPETLTEMYIYFLVVQSKVKKVKYDGGAETDPLWNPENRKMIVSLGKLAFEQLQKGNLIFYEEDLTECGINIRAASVYSGVFTQIFKEERGLYQDKVFCFIHLSVQEFLAALYVHLTFNQSGVNLLSKEQTISWWTKIFKSELTRLHQSAVDEALKSPNGHLDLFLRFLLGLSLQNNQTLLRGLMTQTDRISETNQKTVEYIKKKLNENLSAERSINLIHCLNELKDRSLVDQIQQFLSSGRLSVERLSPSHLSALIFILLSSDQHLDVFDLKKYSASHEALLMLLPVIKASKKALLSDCNLSERSCEVLSSVLSSQSSSLTELDLSNNQLQDSGVKLLSAGLESPHCHLDTLRLSGCLITHEGCASLASALTSNPSHLRELDLSYKHPGDSVKLLSAGLEDPRWTLDSLRVDPGGVRWLRPGLRKYFCELSLDPNSANRKLKLSNNNTKVEHVDEDQSYPDHPDRFDLCPQVLSTTGLTGRCYWEVEWRRDVYISVTYRRIRRKRDSLDFWFGRNDQSWSLICSDGFCYSVRHNKRHTFLLLSPSSSHRVSVFVDCPAGTLSFYDVSSDSLIHIHTFCCTFTEPLCAGFRFRFWPDSGSSVSLCGL
- the LOC117503797 gene encoding NACHT, LRR and PYD domains-containing protein 3-like isoform X3, with translation MDQCEDTEKGPPKTGLCGDHEIQIKDQRLQEDRAQFDGPEPEPSCVSMKSDRSMICLPYFKGQQPSAGKKPQQNTAPSAGPESEPSLVSLKSDRSMGCPEDFKGQRASAGQKVKQQSSEVLRVPSAQQHQTHLNHKFLNFEENMLMFVKNELKSIQKVLLTDDAEYLESQSEDEEQRSSRLVFLNLTVTLMRTMNYDELADCLLSRTRAEVCPRKFKSKMKQKFERVFEGISKAGKTTLLKEIYTELYITEGGASEVNEEHEVRQIEAASRKTDTQQRTITCEDIFKVSADTQPPIRTVLTKGVAGIGKTVLTQKLTLDWAEGRTNQDIHFKFPFTFRELNVLKEKKFSLVELVHHFFPEIKEAGICSFQHFQVLIILDGLDECRLPLDFHSNVILTDVTESSSVDVLLTNLIRRNLFPSARLWITTRPAAANQIPPECEVRGFTDPQKEDYFRKRFRDEEQSRRIISHMKTSRSLHIMCHIPVFCWITATVLEDVLDSRDTPELPETLTEMYIYFLVVQSKVKKVKYDGGAETDPLWNPENRKMIVSLGKLAFEQLQKGNLIFYEEDLTECGINIRAASVYSGVFTQIFKEERGLYQDKVFCFIHLSVQEFLAALYVHLTFNQSGVNLLSKEQTISWWTKIFKSELTRLHQSAVDEALKSPNGHLDLFLRFLLGLSLQNNQTLLRGLMTQTDRISETNQKTVEYIKKKLNENLSAERSINLIHCLNELKDRSLVDQIQQFLSSGRLSVERLSPSHLSALIFILLSSDQHLDVFDLKKYSASHEALLMLLPVIKASKKALLSDCNLSERSCEVLSSVLSSQSSSLTELDLSNNQLQDSGVKLLSAGLESPHCHLDTLRLSGCLITHEGCASLASALTSNPSHLRELDLSYKHPGDSVKLLSAGLEDPRWTLDSLRVDPGGVRWLRPGLRKYFCELSLDPNSANRKLKLSNNNTKVEHVDEDQSYPDHPDRFDLCPQVLSTTGLTGRCYWEVEWRRDVYISVTYRRIRRKRDSLDFWFGRNDQSWSLICSDGFCYSVRHNKRHTFLLLSPSSSHRVSVFVDCPAGTLSFYDVSSDSLIHIHTFCCTFTEPLCAGFRFRFWPDSGSSVSLCGL
- the LOC117503797 gene encoding NACHT, LRR and PYD domains-containing protein 3-like isoform X2 — translated: MDQCEDTEKGPPKTGLCGDHEIQIKDQRLQEDRAQFDGPEPEPSCVSMKSDRSMICLPYFKGQQPSAGKKPQQDTAPSAGPEPEPEPSLVSLKSDRSMGRLIDFKGQQASAGQKVKQQSSEVLRVPSAQQHQTHLNHKFLNFEENMLMFVKNELKSIQKVLLTDDAEYLESQSEDEEQRSSRLVFLNLTVTLMRTMNYDELADCLLSRTRAEVCPRKFKSKMKQKFERVFEGISKAGKTTLLKEIYTELYITEGGASEVNEEHEVRQIEAASRKTDTQQRTITCEDIFKVSADTQPPIRTVLTKGVAGIGKTVLTQKLTLDWAEGRTNQDIHFKFPFTFRELNVLKEKKFSLVELVHHFFPEIKEAGICSFQHFQVLIILDGLDECRLPLDFHSNVILTDVTESSSVDVLLTNLIRRNLFPSARLWITTRPAAANQIPPECEVRGFTDPQKEDYFRKRFRDEEQSRRIISHMKTSRSLHIMCHIPVFCWITATVLEDVLDSRDTPELPETLTEMYIYFLVVQSKVKKVKYDGGAETDPLWNPENRKMIVSLGKLAFEQLQKGNLIFYEEDLTECGINIRAASVYSGVFTQIFKEERGLYQDKVFCFIHLSVQEFLAALYVHLTFNQSGVNLLSKEQTISWWTKIFKSELTRLHQSAVDEALKSPNGHLDLFLRFLLGLSLQNNQTLLRGLMTQTDRISETNQKTVEYIKKKLNENLSAERSINLIHCLNELKDRSLVDQIQQFLSSGRLSVERLSPSHLSALIFILLSSDQHLDVFDLKKYSASHEALLMLLPVIKASKKALLSDCNLSERSCEVLSSVLSSQSSSLTELDLSNNQLQDSGVKLLSAGLESPHCHLDTLRLSGCLITHEGCASLASALTSNPSHLRELDLSYKHPGDSVKLLSAGLEDPRWTLDSLRVDPGGVRWLRPGLRKYFCELSLDPNSANRKLKLSNNNTKVEHVDEDQSYPDHPDRFDLCPQVLSTTGLTGRCYWEVEWRRDVYISVTYRRIRRKRDSLDFWFGRNDQSWSLICSDGFCYSVRHNKRHTFLLLSPSSSHRVSVFVDCPAGTLSFYDVSSDSLIHIHTFCCTFTEPLCAGFRFRFWPDSGSSVSLCGL